CGGCATCGTGTGGAGCTGGATCCTCGCGCCCGACAACGGCTCCCTCAACGAGCTGCTGAAGGCGGTCGGGCTCGGCAGCTGGCAACAGGACTGGCTCGGCGACCCCGACATCGCGCTCTACAGCGTCATGGGGGTCATGGTCTGGGTCCAGATCGGCTTCCCGCTGGTCGTCTTCATGGCCGGACTCCAGCGCGTGGACCCTCAGTTGCACGAGGCCGCCGAACTGGACGGGGCCGGCTGGTGGCGGCGCTTCTGGCACATCACGCTGCCGCAGATCCGGCCGGAGATCTACGTCGTGCTGACCTGGTGCACGATCGCCGCGCTGAAGGTGTTCGGCGCGGTGTACGTGCTGACCAAGGGCGGCCCGGGCGGCGCGACCGACGTGCCGTCGTACTTCTCCTTCACCACCTTCTTCGAGAAGACGCAGGTCGGCTACGGCGCCGCGATCTCCACGATCCTCACGGTGATCATCCTGGCGCTCTCCCTGATCCTGCTGAAGCTCCAGACCCGCAGCGAGGAAGGGGACCGCGCATGACGACCGCCCTGCGCCGCTACCCGGTGCTGATCGCCCTGTGCATCGCCGCCCTCTTCATGGTCGTGCCGTTCCTGATCGTCGCGGTCAACGCGGTCAAGTCACCGACCGAGTACTCGCAGAACGGTCCGCTCAGCCTGCCGAAGGGCCTGTACACCACCGGCCTGAAGGACTTCTGGGAGCGGG
Above is a genomic segment from Streptomyces sp. SLBN-31 containing:
- a CDS encoding carbohydrate ABC transporter permease, with the protein product MTVTVERGARTGGGQPHAGPRRPRTRDSYALFLLPGFLAFTAIIIVPFLMNTGVSFTEWQGIGTPKWTGLANYRDLLDDSEFWASFRHSLFMVVAMAAVPTVVGLVLAAALFDYIGKHFGSKVAAVLRACFYLPQVLPIAVAGIVWSWILAPDNGSLNELLKAVGLGSWQQDWLGDPDIALYSVMGVMVWVQIGFPLVVFMAGLQRVDPQLHEAAELDGAGWWRRFWHITLPQIRPEIYVVLTWCTIAALKVFGAVYVLTKGGPGGATDVPSYFSFTTFFEKTQVGYGAAISTILTVIILALSLILLKLQTRSEEGDRA